The DNA sequence CCCGGGGGCGAAACCGGGGGTACCGGGTACCCGCCCGTGAAGGTAAACGCTTTATGCGTTTGCCTTGGTATTGGAGGTAAAACAACTTGCAACAATCCGAAAACAGCCGGCAGAAGCTGGCTTCGCTGGTGATCTTCCGGGGTTTGCTGAAAGACCCGGCAGTCAGTGCCTTCCGGGAACTGCTGGCGGGGGAAAATCTGCCGATGCTCGAGCGCACCGAAAAGGCGGCGGAGCTTTCTCATTTGCTGCTGGAAGCAGGTCAAAGCTGGAGCGGTTATCTTCTGCAAAGGGCGCTGTGGGATGAAAACCCTTATGTAACCGGCAAAGCCGCAGGCAAAGAGTTTTCTGCTTCATTGGAGACGGCGCTGGGCGCTGAGCTTGTCATTTTGGAGGAGTTGGGGAGCATCACACCCGAAATGCTGGGTGTTTCGTTGCCTTTGGGCTGGCAAACCGAAGCATTGGATTTTGCCGCCGCTTATAGCCGCCAGCTTGCCCGCATCGGCGAGGCGGGTTATGGAATTTTTGCCCGGCATCACATGTTCCTGCTGGGTGAAGAGGCGCTGATCCCGGTGGTTCATCCCGATTCGGTGACACTGGAAGGCCTTACCGGCTATACAGAGGAGCGGCAGGCGGTTATTGATAATACCGTTGCCTTGCTTGAGGGCCGACCGGCCGCCAATGTTCTCCTGTATGGCGACAGCGGCACCGGAAAATCCACCTGTGTCAAGGCGGTTGCTAACAGCCTGCGGGAAAAAGGCCTGCGCCTTATTGAGCTGCGCAAGGATCAGCTGGGCCAAATCCCCCTGCTGATTGACCGCCTCAGCGGCAATCCCCTCAAATTCATTCTGTTTATTGATGATCTTTCCTTTACCGGAGAGAGCGATCATTTTTCCTCACTCAAGGCAATTTTGGAGGGAAGTGTTTCCGCACGCACCGCCAACATGGTGATTTATGCCACCAGTAACCGCCGCCATCTGGTGCGGGAGACCTTTTCCCAGCGGGATGGGGATGATGTACACATCCGGGATACGCTGGAGGAGCTTGGCTCTCTGAGCGAGCGCTTTGGCCTGACGATCACCTTTTTGCGCCCTGACCGAAAGCTGTATCTGGAAATTGTGGAGCGCTACTGCATCCGCCATAACCTTGTTTTTGACGAGGCTATGGCACAAAGGGCCGAGGCCTATGCCCTGAGCCGGGGCGGACGAAGCGCCCGCACTGCCCGGCAATTTATTGAAAACGCCGCATCCCGGCTGTCGGCAAATGAGGAGGAGCCTGTATGAACCTGCGAAGCGACAATGTAACCAAAGGGGCGGAGCGTGCCCCCAACCGCAGTCTGTTTTATGCCTGCGGCTTTACCAAGGAGGAGCTGGAGCGTCCCCTCATCGGGGTAATCAGCGCCTTCACCGAGGTGATTCCCGGCCACATCCATCTGGATAAGCTGGCAGAGGCCGCCAAGGCCGGAATACGCATGGCGGGGGGAACCCCGGTTATGATGCC is a window from the Oscillospiraceae bacterium MB08-C2-2 genome containing:
- a CDS encoding ATP-binding protein, with translation MQQSENSRQKLASLVIFRGLLKDPAVSAFRELLAGENLPMLERTEKAAELSHLLLEAGQSWSGYLLQRALWDENPYVTGKAAGKEFSASLETALGAELVILEELGSITPEMLGVSLPLGWQTEALDFAAAYSRQLARIGEAGYGIFARHHMFLLGEEALIPVVHPDSVTLEGLTGYTEERQAVIDNTVALLEGRPAANVLLYGDSGTGKSTCVKAVANSLREKGLRLIELRKDQLGQIPLLIDRLSGNPLKFILFIDDLSFTGESDHFSSLKAILEGSVSARTANMVIYATSNRRHLVRETFSQRDGDDVHIRDTLEELGSLSERFGLTITFLRPDRKLYLEIVERYCIRHNLVFDEAMAQRAEAYALSRGGRSARTARQFIENAASRLSANEEEPV